The Ananas comosus cultivar F153 linkage group 24, ASM154086v1, whole genome shotgun sequence DNA window tttagaaaaggtTGAGTATGGTGGAAGTCAAGTTCGGTACTTTAGAGGagaaagtcgagagtaggtgaagtggaggtctaacgtaacttgagttgcattatatttttcacttacaccaaaacaaataacgaaAGTGATGAAACTtaagttccatcactccacttacatcaaaacaaacaggcCTGAAGTATTAATAATGGACTATGGGCCGAGTTTGGTAGAGATTTGGGTGAGTCCcaaaataaattgtaaaaaCCTCCCCGGCCTAATGCACTACTGTATAGAATAGTTGGTAGGTATTTTTTTCGCTTAATTATAAAACTCTCTCCTGCACTTTATCTTCTGCCACAAATATCTTCTCGCATAAAAAATCTAGAGCTTTGCTACATATACAATTCAAAAGAAGGTGTATATCTTATGCTccgatcattttttttaaaacacctAAAAGTCCATCGAGTTTTGTGAATAGTAGAAAAGAACGTACAAGATTTACACATCTTTTTTTTAGGTTGTATAAGTAGAATTTCTTAAAAATGTAAACAATATCGATTTTCTACTTTAGTTCTGTCTCAAATAGATTATTTCATtaagattttttattaattttaacagtCAATTAAGCTTATTTTTAAGTATCAAAATCTAAAAAGAATCATATAAATACTGCGTGCGACATtttaaagtgtttttttttatgtcaaatgATATTGTCACGTCACATCATTCAACCTAtcattcaaaaattaataaaaatttcaaattattaaatctatttgactaatataaaattaaagtataggATTGATattgtctaaattttttatgtggGAGATTATTTGATATATAGAGTAAAATACAGCAAAAGTTTTTGTAATTaatcctactttttttttttttactggagAAATAGTCTCACACAAATTTGTATGCGTGCCATTTAGATAccttaaaatgtaaattttttttttcctgcataaAAAACTATATCTGACATGtccttcaaaaaatttaaaaatattttatttatccctAAATGGCCTGATTATTTttcttgatttattttttttttcaaatatttcaattttttctagaatttactaatagaattgaattttaaaaaaatattttggatattgaaaaataaatttagaagttTTAATTAGTAATAAATGGCACATTATTCATTTATTCACCATTGCGGGTCCCACGCAATTCGTATAATTAGAATTTTATATAATTGGATTATTGTTTGGGAAATAGGAAAAAGATGAGGGTCTGTGACGTGAATTTACGCAAAGTTTCATCCGATCGTTGGATCAGCATCGGACGGTTGATGATCTCGGAGCCACGTGTCCTCTCTCGGGGCTAAACGCGCTTTCTCTCGCATTTTGCACGAATGTCCCCACATTTTGTTCAGTTTTCATTTTAATGCTCCTATAATTTctttaagaaaaaacttcaaataccacccctgtgttTCACACTTTCTAAATTTAGTACTCCATGtattaaagtgtatcaatttagtgtcctatgattttatttttatctttttgttatcgattttactattttttttcgttaaatcagtgacgaAGCTAAAACTAATagtgctaaagtgaatattcgataaacttaggtgagCTATCtcaagttttttatatataatttaataaaatattaacgaagaagctgacgaaaagataaaaataaaattacagaacactaacttgatacattttaagccacagggtagtaaagtaagaaagtgtaaaacgacaaggtggtatttgaagtttgtcctttctgtaatttatttttatacttatatttatttattgatcaaataatttttttttaatgtttgtgGATGATACATCTATCGAATccctgatcttattctaaatttctaattagtataaattattatattaattatttcataataagattaattaattaataaataaagtcCTAACATTCCCTTGACCCACAAAGAATATTCtcgaatttataaaataaaaaaaatcctcgTAATTCCCATTTATTCTTTTGGGCCCCCTTCCTCGTAACGCATAACGCGGTATATACGGTGATCCGTACGGACGACTAATCTACCGTCCGATCAGATCACGAGAAATATCTACCGTACAATAATGGACGGTTTAGATCGAATCACGGGTTGTTGGTCGGTGGAAAGCATCTCTCCGTGTAACGTTGTACCTCAGTTCCCTCGACCGTACGGACTCGTCGCCCACCTGTTTTTGCACTTTTATACCCTACATCTTATCAAATTTATTCTAGTACTTAATTTTAGTAAatatgtttttaatttattttggaaaaactttaaatagcaccttgtggttttacactttctcactttagtacctgtggttgatctgtatcaatttagtgtcctataattttatttttatcgttttattatcgatttcactaattttttttgttaaatcagtgacagagttaaaactaaagggtacgaaagtaaatatttgagaaatgcagataaaatatctaaaatttttttgtatataatttaacgaaatattaacgaagaagctaacgaaaagataaaaatgaaaccatatgacACTAACTTCATACATTTTAAAACACAGGGTacttaaagtgaaaaaatgtaaATCCACAGGGGTGGTATCTGACGTTTAccccatttatttttttataatttagcccgATAAACATATTTGGTGTTATTTCATAACAGTGTATTGTTGAGGGGGTTCTTCGTGAACTTTTACCTCATAATAACTGGGGactcctctctccctccctctctctctctctctctctctctctctctttcgtcgctctctctctctctcactcgcGTCTTCGTCTCCCCCAATtcccaaaccctaaaaaaaccctaaaaggcGAACCCAAATCGCTAGGGTTTCATCGTCACCGATCGATCCGAGCTCTCGGATAGCGATCCTTTGTGGTAGATCTCCCCATTCCTTCGATTTGGAGAGTGGCTTCTTCCCCGGGCGACAATGACGGTCCCGCTGCAATCGCTCCCTCTAGGGTTCCGCTTCCACCCCACGGACGAGGAGCTCGTGAACCACTACCTCAAGCGCAAGATCAATGGCCGGATCAAGTCCGAGGCCGAGGTCATCCCCGAGATCGACGTGTGCAAGTGCGAGCCATGGGATCTACCAGGTAATCATCGtccccctttttttcttcttcttatttttcatttttttcagcTGAGATTTGGTTCTTAGATTGTGATCTGAAGCGGATTTGATGGATTTAGATTTGGATTATGGCGGGGGGAGTGTTTTTTAGGTAAATCGTTGATTAGATCGGATGATCCGGAGTGGTTCTTCTTCGCCCCCAAGGATCGGAAGTATGCGAACGGGCACAGGTCGAATCGGGCGACGGAGAAGGGGTATTGGAAGGCGACGGGGAAGGATCGGATCATCCGAGCGAAGAACGCGGCCACCGGCTCCAAGAAGCACAAGCCGGCGGTGATCGGGATGAAGAAGACGCTCGTTTTCCACAGGGGGAGGGCGCCCAGGGGAGTCCGCACCGGCTGGATTATGCACGAGTACCGCACCACAGAGCCCGAGTTCGACTCCGGAGAGcaggttcggatttttggttcTTCGCTCATTGTTTGCATGCTTATTTTAAGCTTTCGCTATCTTTAGTATATTGTGTGCTGTAAATTGAAAAGATCTAAAGAGTTTCTGCTGCGGCAAGAAGCTAGAATAAGATTCTGAGTGCTAGGAACAGAAGCGCCATTCGGTGCTTTCGCTTTTACCTCCGAGAGAAGCGCTGACGGAATTTAAATACAGTGCTTCTTCTGAAAACACTTCATCGAACAACACTACATCCCACGAGCTTGTTTGTGTGATTTAGCTTGCTTAGTTACTTTTAAGTTCTTTTTCCTAATGATTCTGTGGTTTGTTCTTATTGTTTTGTAGGGTTAATAGTTAATTTGTGTAATGCTGGAATATAAAGTTAAATTTAGTTATGTTACAAAACCGGCAACATTATTGACCTGCACCGTGAAAATTTGATGTGCCGTTAGTTTACTGTGACTGGAGCAAAAAGGCAAAGCATTTGTAAGCATTAGGGAACCACAGTTGATCAGATCCCTGCGGCACCAATTTGCAGGACGCATGTAGCATAAACAGCATAAGAAATAGCTTAATCAATGGCGTGTGATTTGTtttagcattattattattttttttttaaatttttctcccCTTTTCTACCAATCGAATTGGACGGCCGTTATCCTTAATGGTAAGTATTCTTAggatattggatttttggggaTGATATCTAAGGTTGCTTTGCAAATTGTGTAGATAGCTAACTTTTGTAATCGGCTTACTAATAAATGATTTGTTTCTgtctcttttttgtttctgtttTCTAATTAGGTAATACATTAAGAAAAGCATatgtagaaaagaagaaagtgaTTCCTACAGAGATTTTAGAATGTTGCGGAAGATTTGGCAGAGAATTTATATATTCATTTCATAATTGTTGCTACTATTCGTTTTTTGTCACCTCTAATTGTATTGCAAATTCCGGTCCTGTAGTTCTTTTTTACTATGATTCCAACAGTCAAATATGAACAGTCTGACTTTACAATAATGTAGTTGATGATGCTTGTTTGCGAAAAGCAATAGCTAACATTAGTATATTATATCTAGGGTGGGTATGTTCTCTATCGCCTCTTTaagaaggaagaagataaaACTCCGAGCTCCAACGTGGAGGATGTGGAGACAACTGGCCTTTCCCCAAGTCCTTGCAAGTCCTCACCTGTTGATGCTCAGCACGAGGCAGAGGCCACGGAAGAGATATCAATCCCATTAAACCAGGAATCTACTCCACTGATTTTGCAGGAGGACCTACGAAGCTTGGAGCAACCTGCAGAGATCAAGAGATGTCTAGTTGATAAACCTGAGTCTTCAACGGCTTATCATATTAAACCAGATGAGAACTTTCGCAATTTGACCCCTGATGCTAATACTGGTGAAGCTGGAGAAATGGTATCTAGAATTATTTGAacttatattttcttgataTGAATAAATGCTTACGAGTATTTTGATCGTATTTTGATGCTTAACGCATATACtaatgaagaagaaaatgattCTTTGGCTATAATGCAGGCTGATCCCCCACAGGACCTTTTTGCTGGGTTAGATGACGACCTGCGCTATGAGCAAATCGATCCTAATGAGTTTCCCAGAATCAGTTCCCCAATGCTTCCATATACAGACCATCCTTTCTTTGGTAATATCAACCAAGGATCACCTTCGGGATATTTTGATCTGGATAATAATCATGATGACTCTATCAACGATTTCCTCAATTCGGTGCTTACCAACAGTGACGAGCGTCCGCCCCCGTGCTCCAATATTCAGACTGAATTTAATTTGTTAGAGCTACACAGTGGCACCGTTTACTCCTCATGGTGCAAGGATAGCGCAACAAGCAGTGATTCTGATGTAGGATTAGCTCAGGCAAGTTTAACTAAATCTTTATTTTTGTTAGATTAACTCGAGTTTAGTTTGAAgtcttgttttcttttcctttgcttTTGGATTCTTGGGGCGTCCCTTCTTTTCACTGATAACTAATAAGAAAGAGTTTTATTTGGTAACTAATAATACCCAATTAAAAAGTAAGGATAGATATAATTGGAAGAGTTCTATGGATAAATAACCAGGAACAGAATGAATTTAAGACacatctctttttctttccctccTTTGCAATTCAGGGAACTCCTGGTCTGGACGCTCCTGATCGGTCGAGGGGCTTTGCTCGCGTCCCAAATCCACCACCACCATTACCACCCAGATTGCCTCATATAAGCTCTCCTACGTACTCGACTAGTTCAGCTGCCGAGTCCTTGCATGATTCTTCTAATGCCATGGAAGAATCAAGTGCCCAGAATAGTGCAATAAGCAATGGAGATAATCTCGACGAGACCGGAATTATGATCAGGGTTCGACCGTTGATGGACTCAACCTTTGCTCTTGAGCAGCAAGGCACTGCAGCAAGAAGGCTCCGGCTTGAAACTGATATTATAAACCGGCTTGAAACTGCTATTAGAAATGCATCATATGTTGGCACTGATAGCGAAACAAGCACTACAAAAGATGACTTTGGAGATGATGCTTCAATCAGCAGTAATGATGGCATCGAATGCAGAGCGTCTAATTCTGAGGTGAGGGGCGCAAATTCGACTGGGAACTCCTTATCGCAAGTTGTTTCTAGGGGGCATTGTATGAAGATAACTGTCTTTGTCTTACAATCCAACTGTCCAGCAAACCatactttctattttttttaaaacatatacatatttttctttataccaAGGAAAAGATGGAATTGACTGGATGGTAGGGATTTTAAGGGAGGGACATATGTTTTCATGCTATGTGATCCATATTTATAAGGAGTTCTTTGTAGTTTTTTGTTCTGAGGCGAGTTGTTTCTATATTATGACTTGTGAGATTGAAATTATAgtggagtttttctttttcttttccttttccttcacCACCCACCACCAGCGCCCCTTTCAATTGTGAGGACTCGACTGAACATAAGCTTGGTTTTTTACAGGTTGAAGAGGATGCGGATGACAACATTCCTGAAAGTAATGATGTTTTGGACCCCAATGTTGTAGACAAGCTCAAGGAATTATCAGTTCATGGTAATTAAAGGCATTAACCATTGTTTTATTTCATTATATTATGCATTGTTTAAACTACAATTATGAGTCGTCAAGATGAGGCTGCTGATGTAGATGTGCGTGGTTATTAAAAGCACTAAGAAAAGAAATGATAGCATTTTAGTCGTCATTGTCATGCTGTTGTCATCTGTACTCCGCTTGAACTATCTTAGACCCTGTGTTCTTTAACATGCAGATCATAAATCCCAACCTGGATCTGCGCATCAAGATGCTCAAGGTATGCTGAGATTGAGGACAAAACAGAGCGAAAACAATGAAGGCATAAAGAAAAACGCACTTTGCGTCACAAGAAACCCAAGAATTGGTTCAGTTAATTATATGTTCTGGTCAGTTCTCCGGGCGATTTTTCTGCTGCTCCGTTTTGTCATCTTTCTGCTGCTCTGTCTTGTCATCTTTCTGCTGTTCTGTTTTGTCATTTTAGTGTGTATGGAATTTAGGTCGGCAGGTATGTAATATTTTGCGTACGAAGGTTTTGTGCTGTAGTCTCTGTAAATAGTTCGTGAACTTCCGCGACTTGCGGTTTCAATTCGCTAATCTTTTCTTAAACAGGACAAGTCTCTGGACTGAAATTAATATCTTGCAATATCATCCTTGGAACAATTTGTTTACATGATGACAATGCAATAAATTAATCGAGTTTGGGGACTAAACTGTTTAAGTGAAAGATTAGGGGGAGTAAATTGCAATTTTCTGGAAGTTTCAGTGATTACTCCACTCTTCTGACCTATTTAGAGGCTTTAGATGTTTATTGTTTGTTGTGTTAAGTTTACTTTTGTATCTGAGCTTAGTCTCTATACGAGTTTATGTTGTAATTTCCTGTAATCTATCTGTTTTGGAATGTAACTGTTTGATCAGCACCAATTCCCTACTACGTGTAGTAAGTTTAAGACTCTCATTTTGTGGCTTAAAACATTGTATTTAACTACGCTGTAGCTTATCTTTATCTCACCATAAGAAATTACTGCTAAATAGGAGAGTAAAGTGATATTTTTGCTTTCCAGTGTGACCAGGTATGTGAATTCTTATGCTAGATGTGAAATTATTCTTCCTTTTTGTTgggtgtttttggaattgtTGTAAATGTTAAAAGAGATCAGAGACATTTGCATAGTCTAATGTAAaataggggggaaaaaaaaaaagaagcaaagttAAGTTTAGCTTCCCCACAGTGTGGGAATTGTCTGGTCTTCTACTGTACGTTTCTCTTTGTTTTGTCCTCCTTCACAAAAGAGTCCGTCCTGTCATTAGCCTCATGAAGAGCTAAAATGGCTGTGGATTTTTTTTCCAGACTTTTATTAGCCGAACAAAAGAGGAAGACAGGAAAGTAGAGCTTTGGAAAAGCGTGACGAGCAAATTCTCGTCTCGAGATGTTAGAAGGTGCTAAATCAATGGGTGCCGGAGCTGCTACAATAGCTTCAGCGGGAGCTGCTGTCGGTATTGGAAACGTCCTNGAGGCGTCAGGAGGTTTAAGTACTCCGTAAATTTCTATTAGAAAATCTCTCGACTATGAACAAGAGTCGCCGGTCAAACCAAACCGGATTATAGCAATTAGAAGGTAAAAATCTAAATGAAGATTGCAGGGTCTTTAGACACTTTACCGGCCGGGGAGGCGTCAGGAGGTTTAAGTACTCCGTAAATTTCTATTAGAAAATCTCTCGACTATGAACAAGAGTCGCCGGTCAAACCAAACCGGATTATAGCAATTAGAAGGTAAAAATCTAAATGAAGATTGCAGGGTCTTTAGACACTTTACCGGCCGGGGAGGCGTCAGGAGGTTTAAGTACTCCGTTTTAAACGACCACATTCGACGCGTCGACACTCGGGGTCAAACAGACCAAAATTGTCCTCCCCAGGGCCACGCATAAGCATAGAGATCAGTGATTTTAATAACCTGGCACTACCAGTCGAATTTATGCACACGGCAAAGCTCCCTTCTTTTTCACCAGGTTTCATTCGATTTATTGTGGATTGGATGATGGAAAAACCAGCAAGGGCTTCAAAGCCGACAAGAAGGCTCCAGCGTCTTGCACGGGGTTTGCATTGACAGCTGAATAATCCAGAAGTAAAATGCAAATGCTCCACCACTGGCCCTTCTCCTTTCCGGGTCTTGATTCGTCGCGTCGTTTCAGTCGTAGTGGTCGACGGGGAAGAAAGAAATGAATGAATGTCCTTTCGGGAAAAATGTAGAATAATACACCTACAGAGACGAAAGCCAAAGGTGAGTATCGTAGGTGGACATATCGAACCGAAATAAGATCTAAGATTGACATCTTGATAGACAGATTGATttaccaaaataataaataaagtcAATAGTGACAGAGCCGTGGGTAGCTTCGTCAACTCAATGACTACCAAATGTGGCCCCCAAAAGCGTCATGATCGAGTCCTAACGATTGACCCGTGACAGAGGGCTTCCATTCACCAGCGCAGACACTACATACAAGTTCTCTCCGAACCGCGCACTTGTAAATTATGGTGTTTATGTTATGTAGAAAAAGTTAGTCAAAGACcaaattgataaataaatttttttaaaatttatttgtgttATATTAATCATATCTGatttattgaattttagaaACGAAGGTGTAACATTATTTTAGAACTATTTGATTtgtgcgcgtgtgtgtgtgtgtgtgtgtgaactCAATTTTAGGATTACCTTATAAGATAATATGGAATGaaaatcaatataaaaaaaattagcatgTGTGATATTCTATGGCATGCCACATCATTAATGTCGCATTAATTAGCCGCATAATCTACAATTATCTGCTTAAACaaagggtaaaatgtatggatagtcccCATCTTGTTCCGATATCGCACAGTATGTCCTCCGCTTTTCACTTTTAAACACcataattcaatttttattataagaTAATATTTCTAACTCtgattaaaataaacaaaataaataagtcATTTTAAGGACTCAATAAAATGTAAACTTCTTACAATTTATAAGAAGTAGAAAATTAAGTTCCTCCCACAAAATCTTTAAAAggtttttgtaaaaaaaaaaaaaaaaggaagatgaATTATGCTTTTGCTCCTCAAATTATAGAATGCATCACAAGTAATATTTTGTCCCTCATATTTCAATTTGCTAAAAGTTTGCTATAATTTTTAGcttaaactttttgaattattactgTAAAGTTTCACAATATAATTTGcttgattaaatttattaatgcaTTACTAATATGAAAAtgatacatcaaaattttaatttataatgtgaaaataattaagatgCCGCATCATTTTCACAGGAGCAAAGTTGCAGGATCTCattgcaataatttataaagtttaattaaaaaattataataaattagtggaccaaaagtataatttaaccaaaaaaaaaaatcaggaactatattgaaaatttatgatAAGACAGGGATCATCTGTACATTTTACCCCCCTTCTCCAACCGTCGttatctcactctctctctctctcgtactcaCTTATAACAAACTCTTCTCTCcccctttcttttttgtttcgcTTCGATTCGAAGTTCAAACCccaaaccctctccctctccaaaTCCTCGATGAACCGCGGCGGCGTCGCCCTCTCCGGCGACGCCCTCTCCGGCGATGGCGGAAGTGGCGGCGCCTCGcctcctcccgccgccgccgccgtcgcctcctCTCTTTCCCCGGACGCTCCCCCATTCACCCTCACTCGCCCTTCACCCTCCTCCTCCACGCCCTTTCCCGCCCCCACTCGccgcctctcctcctccgcagccgccgccgccgccgccgtggtcGGAGCAGATCCCTTCAATTAC harbors:
- the LOC109728858 gene encoding NAC domain-containing protein 14-like isoform X2; protein product: MGSTRFGLWRGECFLGKSLIRSDDPEWFFFAPKDRKYANGHRSNRATEKGYWKATGKDRIIRAKNAATGSKKHKPAVIGMKKTLVFHRGRAPRGVRTGWIMHEYRTTEPEFDSGEQGGYVLYRLFKKEEDKTPSSNVEDVETTGLSPSPCKSSPVDAQHEAEATEEISIPLNQESTPLILQEDLRSLEQPAEIKRCLVDKPESSTAYHIKPDENFRNLTPDANTGEAGEMADPPQDLFAGLDDDLRYEQIDPNEFPRISSPMLPYTDHPFFGNINQGSPSGYFDLDNNHDDSINDFLNSVLTNSDERPPPCSNIQTEFNLLELHSGTVYSSWCKDSATSSDSDVGLAQGTPGLDAPDRSRGFARVPNPPPPLPPRLPHISSPTYSTSSAAESLHDSSNAMEESSAQNSAISNGDNLDETGIMIRVRPLMDSTFALEQQGTAARRLRLETDIINRLETAIRNASYVGTDSETSTTKDDFGDDASISSNDGIECRASNSEVEEDADDNIPESNDVLDPNVVDKLKELSVHDHKSQPGSAHQDAQGMLRLRTKQSENNEGIKKNALCVTRNPRIGSVNYMFWSVLRAIFLLLRFVIFLLLCLVIFLLFCFVILVCMEFRSAGM
- the LOC109728858 gene encoding NAC domain-containing protein 14-like isoform X1, with the protein product MTVPLQSLPLGFRFHPTDEELVNHYLKRKINGRIKSEAEVIPEIDVCKCEPWDLPGKSLIRSDDPEWFFFAPKDRKYANGHRSNRATEKGYWKATGKDRIIRAKNAATGSKKHKPAVIGMKKTLVFHRGRAPRGVRTGWIMHEYRTTEPEFDSGEQGGYVLYRLFKKEEDKTPSSNVEDVETTGLSPSPCKSSPVDAQHEAEATEEISIPLNQESTPLILQEDLRSLEQPAEIKRCLVDKPESSTAYHIKPDENFRNLTPDANTGEAGEMADPPQDLFAGLDDDLRYEQIDPNEFPRISSPMLPYTDHPFFGNINQGSPSGYFDLDNNHDDSINDFLNSVLTNSDERPPPCSNIQTEFNLLELHSGTVYSSWCKDSATSSDSDVGLAQGTPGLDAPDRSRGFARVPNPPPPLPPRLPHISSPTYSTSSAAESLHDSSNAMEESSAQNSAISNGDNLDETGIMIRVRPLMDSTFALEQQGTAARRLRLETDIINRLETAIRNASYVGTDSETSTTKDDFGDDASISSNDGIECRASNSEVEEDADDNIPESNDVLDPNVVDKLKELSVHDHKSQPGSAHQDAQGMLRLRTKQSENNEGIKKNALCVTRNPRIGSVNYMFWSVLRAIFLLLRFVIFLLLCLVIFLLFCFVILVCMEFRSAGM